Below is a genomic region from Pedobacter cryoconitis.
ACTTAAAAGCAATCTCTTTATTGGTGAGCGTAGCATCCTGCTGCAAAATCCTTAAAATTTCCAGGTCTGTGGGGTCTAAATCTGTTTGCATTTTTGGTTATAAATCTGGAATGAAAAAATACCGGTTAACCCGCTGAATTAAAGTGCTTATCCGTAAAAATAGAAACTTTATTCTCCATTATCCATAAAATTTACGGGTTTTTTGAAATGTCTTGTTATTAAAGTTGCTATGGTTGAATTTTACTGAAATATCAGGTAATCTTAACTAAGTAATTATGTCAGTAAATACAAGCACAGTAAATGGTTTAACAGCAGCGCTGGAAAGTAAGTTTGAACATTTGTGGCACTTAGTAGGGAATACACCGATGCTGGAATTACATTATACTTTTCGGGGGAAACCGGGAAAATTATATGTGAAATGTGAACACTATAACCTGACTGGAAGTATCAAAGACAGGATTGCTTTATTTACTTTATATAACGCGTATAAAAATGGCATGATTAAACCCGGTGATGAAATCATTGAAGCAACAAGCGGCAATACAGGGATTGCTTTTGCTGCGATTGGTAAAGCAATGGGCCATCCGGTTAAAATCATTATGCCCGGCTGGCTTAGTAAAGAGCGGATTGATATTATCAAAAGTCTGGGTGCAGAAGTTATACTGATCAGTAAAGAAGAAGGCGGGTTTTTGGGCAGTATTAAACTGGCTGAAACTATGGCGCTAACAAATGACCATACTTTTTTGCCCCGTCAGTTTGAGAATACGGATAACCCAAAGGCACATGAGGAAACTACCGGTGCCGAAATCTGGGAACAACTGAGCTTAAATAATTTAATACCCGATGCTTTTGTGGCAGGGGTAGGGACAGGGGGCACTATTATGGGAGTTGGACGATATTTAAAGCAAAAAAATAAAGCGATTAAAATCCATCCGCTTGAACCCGCAGAATCTCCGACACTTACCACAGGCTATAAAGTAGGAAGCCATAGAATACAGGGGATTTCTGATGAATTTATTCCTGCAATTGTAAAACTGGACGAACTGGACCGGGTGATCCAGGCAAACGATGGGGATGCGATCTTAATGGCTCAGAAATTAGCCAGTCAGTTAGGGCTGGCAGTAGGGATTTCTTCGGGTGCAAATGTAATCGGAGCAATCAGGTTACAGCAGGAATTAGGTATGGACAGTTGTGTAGTTACTATATTTTCTGACAGTAATAAAAAATATTTGAGTACAGATCTGATGAAAGAAGAGCCTGTTAAAGCAGGTTACCTGGCACCGGAAACAGAGTTTCTTCAGTATAATCCGATTAGCAGATTGAATAAATAATTAAAGGGCAGATGCAGTCTTTATTGAATAGCCACATCTGCCTGCCTTTAATTGAATCTCACCTCAGGCCGCAACCCTGACAATTGAATTTTTTTACAAATGCGGATTCATAATTTGAATCGCCTGACGCGTGCTGCTAAATACTGGCGTATGGTTATAATCTCTGCTCATACGGTAAGCACCTACCCCAGCAGTCCCATTTGTTTTAGCCCAGCTGGCAATATCCAGCAGCCATTTGGTCGCTTTGGCATCACCACCAGGGGTGTCTTCGGTACCATTCGGGTATTTAAACTCATCCCCGTTAGTGAGTACAATCAGTTTTGTTTTATCAAATGCAGTTAGCAATGGCGTCAGATCTGAAGTTTTGCTTCCGCTCCAGCGACGGCTTCCACCCACATAAGACTGAAAATTAACATAGGTATAGTTGCTCTTGAAAGGGGTATAAATCGTATTGTATCCAAGGCTGCCACCCGCTACATCCACATCAGTATCGTAAATAAATATTGGTTTTACGCCCGCTTTAGTCAGATTACCAGCTTGTGCATTGGGGCCAAAATATTTAGCTACGGAAGTTAATACTGCTTTCGCATTACTGGCTGGTGCGTCCCCGCCAAAAGTACCGGTTTCAATATCGACATCAATTCCGTCCCATCCCATACCCTTGATAAATTTATCATGCATGGCCTTTGCCCAGTGGTCATAAGTACTATTGGCTGATAAAGCCGTTTTTTGAGTTGTTGTGGTATCTTTTGCAGATCCATCATAATAGGCATCATTTCCAGGGAAAGTGCAGGTCAGTATTTTCGTTCCTTTTGCCTGTAAAGTAGTCCAGTGTGAAGCATCTTTATCCCATCCGGCAAATGCGACAACAATGTCTACGCTGTCAGGAACATTTAACATGGAAGACGCAGCGGCCGGATCATTGCCATCATTGACCAGGTAACCCAGAAATAGCTGGTGTGCACTTTTTTTATAAGCCAGCAGGTTTTTCAGATAATCTGCATCTGATGGTGTACCGCCCGATGTACCTGCCCCGTCTGTAATCTTTTTACAGGAACTGAAAGCAATAATTGAAATAAAAAGGATAAAAACTCCCTTGTAGAGTTGGATAAAAGGTCTCTTTTTCATAGTTGATGATTAGGTTTATTATTTGGTTGCTGGCTGAGATATTACTCTAAGCTAAAACAATTTAGTATAATTTTTGTTTGTATCAATCAATTGATATTAAGACTTTTATTGATTCAGGATTTAATTTATCGGGCTTTTTAGCTGTTTTTCTGGTGAACTGCTGTCATAAAAACTATTTCAATTCAAAATCTTTTAACTCACTTTCCCGGCCATTGAGAATAATAGCTAACTGATGCGCACCGGGATAAAACTTTCTGGTGGTAATAATTTTAAAACTTTGTTTTCTATTGATTACTGCAATCTCCGCAGGCTGAAATTCACGCTCACTGATTTTGAAAACCTTTTTAGAGACTTGTCCATTCAGCCTTTTATAGTAAACTGCATATTCCAGCCGGATTTTTTGTTGAACCGTAGCTATGTTTTTAACGGAGATCGTAAATTCAAGACTTTCACCAATAGCTACTGCTGCGGTCAATATTTCAAAATCCAGTAATTCAATAGCGGTACTCTCCAATCCATAATGTGCTAATATTTTGGTGTGGCCTTGTTTCAGTAAACCGCGGCAGCCGTGTTTAATGATCGCATCCGTTTCTTTACTCAGTCCCTTCCAGCGGCCGGCAATAGCGATCACAATTTCAGGATGATCTTTAGAAATGTCATTTAAGCTATTCGCCACACTTCTGCGTACATATTCCGAAGGATCATTTTTTAGATTTTCCAGAATAGGGAGGATCATAAACGGGTCTTTTTTTAATCCGGGTACAGCCATTGCCCAGGGTAACCTTGATCTGCTGCCTTCACTGGCCAGTCTTCTGACATGATGATTTTCATGTAAAGACCATTTTTCCATTTGCTGCATCATCTGCTGTCCATATTTAGCCAGAAATGGTCTGACTGCAAACTCACAGCTGATAAACTGTGTAACTGA
It encodes:
- a CDS encoding glycoside hydrolase family 18 translates to MKKRPFIQLYKGVFILFISIIAFSSCKKITDGAGTSGGTPSDADYLKNLLAYKKSAHQLFLGYLVNDGNDPAAASSMLNVPDSVDIVVAFAGWDKDASHWTTLQAKGTKILTCTFPGNDAYYDGSAKDTTTTQKTALSANSTYDHWAKAMHDKFIKGMGWDGIDVDIETGTFGGDAPASNAKAVLTSVAKYFGPNAQAGNLTKAGVKPIFIYDTDVDVAGGSLGYNTIYTPFKSNYTYVNFQSYVGGSRRWSGSKTSDLTPLLTAFDKTKLIVLTNGDEFKYPNGTEDTPGGDAKATKWLLDIASWAKTNGTAGVGAYRMSRDYNHTPVFSSTRQAIQIMNPHL
- a CDS encoding DNA alkylation repair protein, whose translation is MSLLKDIYSVPFYNKLADTLIQLNPEFNKKRFIELINVEGFTAMELKQRMHHTTLVIHQFLPSGYPEAIQHLSSLIHQLKKQQTGEQLLAYIFLPDYIETYGLEDYETSIQAIESVTQFISCEFAVRPFLAKYGQQMMQQMEKWSLHENHHVRRLASEGSRSRLPWAMAVPGLKKDPFMILPILENLKNDPSEYVRRSVANSLNDISKDHPEIVIAIAGRWKGLSKETDAIIKHGCRGLLKQGHTKILAHYGLESTAIELLDFEILTAAVAIGESLEFTISVKNIATVQQKIRLEYAVYYKRLNGQVSKKVFKISEREFQPAEIAVINRKQSFKIITTRKFYPGAHQLAIILNGRESELKDFELK
- a CDS encoding PLP-dependent cysteine synthase family protein, with product MSVNTSTVNGLTAALESKFEHLWHLVGNTPMLELHYTFRGKPGKLYVKCEHYNLTGSIKDRIALFTLYNAYKNGMIKPGDEIIEATSGNTGIAFAAIGKAMGHPVKIIMPGWLSKERIDIIKSLGAEVILISKEEGGFLGSIKLAETMALTNDHTFLPRQFENTDNPKAHEETTGAEIWEQLSLNNLIPDAFVAGVGTGGTIMGVGRYLKQKNKAIKIHPLEPAESPTLTTGYKVGSHRIQGISDEFIPAIVKLDELDRVIQANDGDAILMAQKLASQLGLAVGISSGANVIGAIRLQQELGMDSCVVTIFSDSNKKYLSTDLMKEEPVKAGYLAPETEFLQYNPISRLNK